In Tiliqua scincoides isolate rTilSci1 unplaced genomic scaffold, rTilSci1.hap2 HAP2_SCAFFOLD_111, whole genome shotgun sequence, one genomic interval encodes:
- the TUT1 gene encoding speckle targeted PIP5K1A-regulated poly(A) polymerase: AEGGASPELDSHSEDSILSDIDLASATAPEVLELIAAVLRKCIPGVHHVQAVPNARRPVVKFCHKESGLRGDISIDNKLALCNTRFLQLCTEADERVRPLVYTVRYWAKQQMLAGNPFGGGPLLNNYALTLLVVYFLQTRSPPVLPTVARLRELAEDGEQTMVDSWDCSFPKDSSRLEPSGNTENLCSLLAEFFHVFGDYDFAGCVISLREGRPLPLPHFLSSGEGGRLKLGPFNLQDPFELIHNVAANVNEKTALRFQHCCRDAAKYCRSLQYQRKSSKGKIWGLVRLFQPGTPVAEATASDSFVLSLPLTLEAVPAQTRALLCQARDFHQQWFQKVCESVASIFQDVLKCSFSERLEEEPMVAGSRQEEEPMEAEAEVAAAGSKRPLAEEDGALPSPPSKKLRVDASPSAPESRTWDCAAWHRVWLGRRRVRRQLRGPQPVPQEQADSLGLEAKVSEAIVREEGEARPVAPLLQFVVRAQTGGSTSSGQDARISLNFVPAPERADNFLDFFHFLQAFLPRMVELHLAGKA; this comes from the exons gcTGAAGGTGGAGCCAGCCCCGAACTGGACTCGCATTCAGAAGATTCCATCCTGAGCGACATTGACCTGGCCTCGGCCACGGCGCCCGAGGTGCTTGAGCTGATTGCCGCCGTGCTCCGGAAGTGCATCCCGGGCGTCCACCATGTCCAGGCTGTGCCCAACGCCCGCCGCCCGGTCGTGAAGTTCTGTCACAAGGAATCTGGTCTGCGCGGCGACATCTCCATAGACAACAA GCTGGCACTCTGCAACACGCGCTTTCTGCAGCTCTGCACCGAGGCGGATGAGCGGGTGCGGCCTCTGGTGTACACCGTGCGATACTGGGCTAAACAACAGATGCTGGCAg GGAACCCTTTTGGTGGTGGCCCCCTCCTCAATAACTACGCCCTGACTCTGCTGGTGGTTTATTTCCTGCAGACGCGCAGCCCACCCgtccttcccacagtggcccgcTTGAGGGAGCTGGCAG agGATGGGGAGCAGACCATGGTGGACAGCTGGGACTGCAGCTTCCCCAAGGATTCCTCCCGGCTGGAACCCAGCGGAAATACGGAGAACCTGT GTTCCCTCTTGGCTGAGTTCTTCCACGTTTTTGGGGACTACGACTTTGCCGGCTGCGTGATCTCGCTGCGGGAAGGCCGCCCACTGCCCCTGCCCCACTTCCTGTCCTCGGGAGAGGGAGGCCGGCTCAAGCTCGGCCCCTTCAACCTCCAGGATCCGTTCGAGCTGATCCACAACGTGGCCGCCAACGTCAACGAGAAGACGGCGCTGCGCTTCCAGCACTGCTGCCGGGACGCTGCCAAGTACTGCCGCAGCCTGCAGTACCAGCGCAAGTCCAGCAAGGGCAAGATCTGGGGGCTGGTGCGCCTCTTCCAGCCAGGCACCCCCGTGGCCGAGGCCACGGCGTCGGACAGCTTCGTCCTCAGCCTCCCCCTGACGCTGGAGGCAGTGCCTGCCCAGACTCGCGCGCTGCTGTGCCAGGCCAGGGATTTCCACCAGCAGTGGTTCCAGAAAGTGTGTGAGAGCGTCGCCTCCATCTTTCAGGACGTGCTCAAGTGTAGCTTCTCAGAAAGGCTGGAGGAGGAGCCGATGGTCGCTGGATccaggcaggaagaggagccgATGGAAGCAGAAGCCGAGGTGGCGGCCGCTGGGTCCAAGCGCCCCTTGGCCGAGGAGGATGGAGCCTTGCCCAGTCCTCCCTCAAAGAAGCTGCGGGTGGATGCCTCGCCCTCTGCGCCTGAAAGCAGGACCTGGGACTGTGCCGCCTGGCACCGCGTGTGGTTGGGCCGCCGCCGAGTCCGGAGGCAGCTCAGGGGCCCACAGCCAGTCCCCCAGGAGCAGGCCGACTCCCTGGGGCTGGAAGCCAAAGTGTCGGAAGCCATTGTccgggaggagggggaggcgagaCCCGTGGCCCCTCTGCTGCAGTTCGTGGTGCGTGCCCAGACCGGGGGAAGCACTTCCAGCGGGCAGGATGCGCGCATCAGCCTGAACTTTGTGCCAGCCCCCGAGCGGGCCGACAACTTCCTAGacttctttcacttcctgcaagCTTTCTTGCCCCGAATGGTGGAACTGCATTTGGCCGGCAAGGCCTGA